aaaggcatatgtattttaaattacgtttaggaattatgcaagctcttggtttttcactagagaggagtcccaaattacctgcatgtctcctccttgcagaccgccaATCTGCCCTCGCTAcccccagggctcctgagcgggcactattccaatgttcttctTGGAACTTGcgcttgcaatcactgcagatgcagctctcgcatggtggaggtttatctgggctatcttagtgctggccattgactccgttattatttgaagctcttctccactgtcggagtgtcaccctcctcctccgacatggcgctttctgcGTATCggtgtccaccctgagccctaggagtcttAGGTCTAggacgtccagcttctgcttttcactgggcagcaggtccatTTCCTTGGTTGAtgcagtcctttccgcctctatggctttcgagacttctttagggacctcggtatgttttccacccggtgcctcctccgaggtatctttcctcggcttttccctgtccacatgcacgggtatgttgccaaatcggtagttgatatgacaactccgaggtttagttgcctccagggatcggtcacctaccccgatcgtgaggagtttacccttgccctttaccttgcttctgaagaccctccatagtcgggtatggagatcttcattatGAGCGATTAAGAGGCTCATAAAATTTTCTGTTTCTACTGCCGCGGCTTTTGGctgaaaaactgtcaccatatgAGCTCCTGGTATATTatttccagcacatgttgacggttctgctccttcccagcctggcaatctaggaactatggttctaacccattctgcagtgtcttccgtcacgcagtccaccagtatataacctggtcgaaagcgtatcccggtgaacacaactCTCGTAGTCCATCCCTTAATTATCTGCTTGACGAtaaggtcctcaatgatttcctgctcctcacgagtgagtatttgctcggaaaaccgttttggcagtatgaccagtcgaatgcccttgaccgcactagcgtagctaatggcgggcttcctgagtcctgccttcactcccggcctgcccgggttttctccccccttgggttcaggattggattttttgggagcattcccttcatgcgggctgatttctgctgctccctgctttctcggttccggtagagatggcttaggtctgtcgtGAGCATTCATAAGGGccttttctggtttcaggccttccttcagatagcgcagataccatttaacACCAGCGCCACTGAgatctgtctccttcctgacgtttgttatatttatctcagacgtgcttttgctggtccctgctctttgagcagtggtattCATTGGCTGTTGTACACGCAGTATacaaatgttaaccttggatccactgcttgacatcCCAACTTGTCCCTTCTttggtgtaatcacctggctctcagtaattcggagatgtgcctccgcttgattaaccagtttttgtgtttgtttgtttggttttcgttttcttttcttttttgtactcatttgattcccacgagtaggGGTTaaaaggtccgccgtgccatagccccccgtagcacggtaaggtctaacttactcactgaggcgaccaggtatcagtaagcctccgttcgaatacagtcagttacgcccgactgcaaactattcaatgggcacggttcgcataacactctggattgggggaggagtttttcgactccccagtctagatccctagcgttttgttaatagtagggttacctcgtacagggtgtggctatcaccactcaccaacggttttggtagacgagaggcttggcccctgaaaagctacgcaccgtcccagaggagagacagctcatcctcaaagagagataggttggcctcagggagctatgtttcgcgtcagtctatcttgtagcgcactgcttgaccccaacgCGCCTAGCATAACTTCTGCTATAAATTGTTGGATATTCTCTAGAACTTAATCCGCTCTGAAGTCGCTCTACTATAATATGTACCACATACAGTGATTTGATATCAAATCGTAGGGAAATTATCTACTTTTCTCATTCGCTACCGTGAAGCCAGATTAACAATTAGTTGCTGAACTTTTTAACTAAAATgtcttttaataattttctcaCTCGAGACTTGATATTACTTGGAATTTGGGTCCTTAGCGGGGTTGATAATATTAGCGGAACAGCGGAATATACACCGATCACCTACGATGTCATATGCATTGGATCCACATTTTGGTACCACAAGATGATGAGGTAATATTTTCCACCCTTTATTTAGATCAGTTGATTAAATCTACATTCAAATCAGATGTTAGCTGTACCTGGAAAACCCTTCCCTAAATATGAAGATATCATAATAAATGGAGATGGTTTGGATGACCCTGAGATCAAGGCAGTTATAGATTTCGAATCAGCAGAAGGTGAAGCATTATTGGATTATTTACAAAACAACACGGGTCGTGTAAGGAAAAATTGCAATTCAAGGAGCACCTTTCCAAACATATTTTACGCTCTTAGGTCATAGATTCACCCAACGTTCTGCTTCTTATTGAGGATGCTTTATTGATTGAAAAAGATAACGATCTCGATTTGTCTGCCTGGACTGATTCTGGTTTTGAGCAATATCTAGTACCACTCACCTCCATTATTTTCGATATTTGGGGCTCTTCCCAATATATGAAAATTCGCACTTCAGCTTTATTTAAGGATATGACCAACAGACTTGATAATCTGATTGCAGGATCCGACGACCAAAAAATGTTGTTGTATTCAGCCCATGACGCAACTGTTGGTGGAATGCTTCATTTCCTTGGAATTCGAGATCAGACGGTTGCTAAGTCATCCTACGCAGCGTCACTTAATTTGGAGCTTTATGAAAATTCAGAGATAGAGGACGATAATGAAGTGAAGGTATATGGATGTATCCGCTAGCAATGCTAACAGTAACCTTCAATTATTATTACTCATAATTCTAACACAGCGCATTTTCCAGTTGCTATATTTTACATCTTACGTCGGCGAGAACCCTGTCGAAATCAACATTGCCGATTGCCAGGCACCATGTCCTTACAAGCGATTCAAGATTAACATCAAGCGGAAACTTATACCGGATTATGGCAGTGCATGCTCTTTATGATGGACTCACagataacgattattattatttgtgtaACAAATAACTGCTATTTTCTAACAAATTTTGGGAAAGAAATTGTCATTAGCAGACTTCTAATTTGCTCAGTGATAGTTTCTTTAAGCAGCTGAAGCGAGTCAAATTCAAAACCCGTAAAGTTGATATTCTGATCACTAAGGAGAATCCACAACAAGTACTCACTCTTGGGTTTTTGGTACCACTTTGCCCCAGCGTTGATTGAAAAGGAACTGGCTTCATCAGATTTGCTGAGAAAGGGGAGAAGAGGCGTGATTGCCTCGGATTCGAAGTTTTTCGGGAGCAAGAAATGgacattttaatagttagtttCCATCGATGATGATTTTCTCCCACGCCCTGGCATTATGCCGCTCGCATAATGACTTATAGGATGCCTGATGGAGAAAGCCATCCGGATTGGTCAACTACGTTGGtggagctattccaaaaaccgtACGAATTTGCTTGTCATACAATAGATACATGATCCGTAATCGAGTTCCTCTTTAACCCCGATCAGTTCTTTGTATATAACCTGTTCCTCTTGTTATTACCTGTCAGAAACGCTTATCTGAAACAGCTACTTCTACCTTGCCTGAACTGAAGTGATATTTTGCTAAAAATTTGAACTTATAAGTAATTGCCGAAAAGTTATTCTTTTTACGGTTCAAATATAGCAATATGTTGCCAAGCCTGGTAAGTGGTTAATCAACCAAAATACTTACTTTGAAATGACAATGtccaaatgaagatccgtgaaaagaaataaatttctcgacgataaaacatttTCCAATTGTCGAATTCACAAGAATGCCActcgggaagcaaagaagaaaaagcgatcgctgttatcCAAGCGGTCCGTTATAAAGATTTTTTGGATGAATTTGACACTCAGCGGGAAGAGAAACTAGTGCATACGAGATATCGAACACTGTTGTTGCATACTTCACTTACCAATCGACGAACCGCGACGAAAGGAAGGGTATCCTTTACTTTAGcaactccacctgtcagcgccactgaaatcggggaaaggaaCAGTTGCTGGAGccatcgtatctgagctctggaaagcaaatagTTGGAAAAATGTTACTAATTgagttctttaatcgggttattgagaaaGAAAGCACAACAAAGTAAGAAAGACCCACCATTCCAATATGAAACAAGccgagaaactggaagctacCCGTtccaggttttgtgtttccctatgagaGGAACGATAAATGCTGACAATTCCGCGTAAATATTCAACTGTGCCAACTGTGccatttacataaaaaatgatCTGGGAAGTATTGTATTGACAATAGTCAGCTTCATAGGCTTCATACTAGCAGTTCAATCTTAttcgcaaatgtgaagaagttaacctacaacagatacaaacaagtcagaataccaggAGTTggtgtttcgggtataaaggttttgtgttcattttatgtgcgaaactttctacgcacagtttttcattcgtatatgtcaaaaaaccaaaatgttcctccatatttttttttcattcctccatatttttttgggtgtgacaaacatcgaatcgattctaataaggttttgtttcatacaactCATcaggacttttcatttgataccccacatttattattattctgttaagggaaagtcgcaccgcgtccttgaaaaactattatgctccttttactggttatagtgtacctattgatcatagtatctcaagcaggcctataaccgttaggaactttagtatgttccctacttccagatatttcagctttgcatcaggtagtaagtgttctcccagattcctcgacctactttgcacaagtgccggacacagtcccaggacgtgtatagaggtttcgtcctaccccacatgactatatatggTGAAAACATTTTTACACTCCCCCTTTTTTGGGgagggagtagggtaggtaaatTCATTTACGCGCTAAGTATTGAACTCCCGCAATAGTACactgtcagactaccaactaaacccctccgtgtcatcagagaactggcCTGCAGACGTTTGGCACATTACTCCAAGCTAGCCCTCCCACTTTCCCGACTTTGGCAGGGTCccaccaccggtcgagttcaatcttcttcgcaataagaatgAAAAGCCCAAACATTACgtgcaacacgactccagctgcctgcgctcttcagcatctttttgacaatgttgtctgaagaaagctccctgtgtctgcataaagttgctgacgaaagccatcccacattctccaagagaaaaaggtgtgttcagcgtcatccgtcgCTCAATTGCAGAACATACATTCGGGAGATCGCGGCATCCCAATCCTGTGCGGGTAAGACTGAAAGCCTCCATTCCATCTTAGAAGTTGTGTTAGgatgtaatcaatctcaccatgcgttcagttcagccacgggtttaaattgtcgatgagccgcgcagtccatctacacCTTGccttattttgccaagagggttgccactcggtaaaggTGCGTTGCCGTTTTTCACGGGCAACCTCTCTTAAGTCTT
The window above is part of the Hermetia illucens chromosome 3, iHerIll2.2.curated.20191125, whole genome shotgun sequence genome. Proteins encoded here:
- the LOC119652040 gene encoding lysosomal acid phosphatase-like, yielding MHWIHILVPQDDEMLAVPGKPFPKYEDIIINGDGLDDPEIKAVIDFESAEGEALLDYLQNNTGRVIDSPNVLLLIEDALLIEKDNDLDLSAWTDSGFEQYLVPLTSIIFDIWGSSQYMKIRTSALFKDMTNRLDNLIAGSDDQKMLLYSAHDATVGGMLHFLGIRDQTVAKSSYAASLNLELYENSEIEDDNEVKRIFQLLYFTSYVGENPVEINIADCQAPCPYKRFKINIKRKLIPDYGSACSL